One Prionailurus bengalensis isolate Pbe53 chromosome D3, Fcat_Pben_1.1_paternal_pri, whole genome shotgun sequence genomic region harbors:
- the ZMAT5 gene encoding zinc finger matrin-type protein 5 — protein MGKHYFCDYCNRSFQDNLHNRKKHLNGLQHLKAKKVWYDMFRDAAAILLDEQNKRPCRKFLLTGQCDFGSNCRFSHMSERDLQELSIQVEEERRAREWPLDVVELPEGHLEDWLEKRAKRLSSAPSSRAEPMRNTIFQYPIGWPPVQELPPSLRAPPPGGWPLQPSVQWG, from the exons ATGGGGAAGCATTACTTCTGTGACTACTGCAACCGCTCCTTCCAGGACAACCTCCACAACCGCAAGAAGCACCTGAATGGGCTACAGCACCTCAAGGCCAAGAAGGTCTGGTATGACATGTTTCGAG ATGCAGCTGCCATCTTGCTAGATGAACAGAACAAGCGGCCGTGTAGGAAGTTTCTGCTGACAG GCCAGTGTGACTTTGGCTCCAACTGCAGATTTTCCCACATGTCAGAGAGAGATCTGCAAGAGCTGAGTATCCAGGTGGAGG AAGAGAGGCGGGCCAGGGAGTGGCCACTAGATGTCGTCGAGCTCCCTGAGGGCCATCTGGAAGACTGGTTGGAAAAGAGAGCAAAGCGGTTGAGCTCAGCCCCAAGCAGCAG gGCCGAGCCCATGAGAAACACCATCTTCCAGTACCCCATAGGCTGGCCACCAGTCCAGGAGCTGCCTCCATCCCTGCGGGCACCCCCACCTGGGGGGTGGCCCCTGCAGCCCAGCGTCCAGTGGGGCTGA